In the genome of Arthrobacter alpinus, the window AGGTCGTCGCGATTTGTGCCTCGTGCTAACGCCAACCGAAAGTGGGGCCAGTAGGGCCATTTGAAAATGTACGGTAGGGACACATAGCTAACAGTTCGTTAGCGGGACATTCCTAACATTCTTATTCAGATCAGAGTGGTGAGTGTGAATGATCGTTGTGTTGAAATCTTGTTGACCCCGTCCCGGGAGGGCATCCCAGTATCGGAGGCGTGCCGCCGGCACGGGATCTCTCGACAGAGCTTTTAGGAATATTGTCGCCTGCTGTGGACTGCGGGAATCGCTGGGCTACAGCCCCGGTCTCGGTGTCCGGTTCATTCACCGCGGAAGACCACTTCGGAGGAGGAGTCGTTGAACGTGCGGTTGCGGGTCGATAATCCGCGTTGGGGAGCGAGAGTCCTACGGTCCAATTTCAAACAAGCGGGACTGGATCCTGCGCCGGCTGTATCGACGGTCCATCGCGTCATCGTCCGCCATGCTCTCGTGAGCACGCAGGAAACCCGGGCTCCCAAGACATGGACGCAATTTGAACGTCTGGCCCCGAATGATCTGTGGCCGATTGACGGTACACAGGCCGCTTTATAGGACGGTTCCAAGGCCTGAATCATCGATCTGATCGATGATCATACTCTCTGACCCATCGGCGCCTACGCGGTTCGCGGCGTTACAGCCCTAGTTGTCTGGGCGGCGGTGGAAAAGCCGTTGCCGAGCATGGAGCCCGAGACAGTTAATCAGCGACAAGGGCGGCACTTCCGCTCCCGCAAAGGTAACAAGGCGGTGTTCTTCCAGGAACGACTCACGGCACTAGGTGTAGAGCAACTCCATTCACGCCTTAGTCATCCGAAAAATTGCGGGAAACCGGTACGCGACCATCGCTCAATCAAGGATTACTATGCCGACCACTGGCCAGCCACGACGATCGATGAACTGCAGAAACTCTGCGACACCTTCCGATGCTCCTACAACCTGCAACGGCCCCATCTACCGCTGAACCAAGAAACACCGGGAGCCGCCTACGCCCTGTACAAGAAGGCAACACCGGACGATACCGCCGGATCCGTGAACTACCGCAAACGCAAAATCAACATCGGTCAAGCCCATACCTGACCCACGTTCGCATCATCGAAGGGCCCGACCACAGAACCGACCACTTCGTCGCCACTGGAGAAATCCTCCGCCAACTCACACTCGGACCAGTCGGCACCTATCACGACAGCGGAAGCAAGCGTGGTCGACCCCACAAACCAACCACAACAAACTCGACTGTCAGGCATCTCCCGACAACGCAGTGTCAGGGATGTCCCCGGACCGTACCCCCTCCTAGATGGTTGGGTGCACTGTTTTCAATCGGCAGTCATTGTCCAATTTTCGGTTGGTGTTAACACCCCGGCAACATTCCGAAAAGCCTTGAGGATATGACTGCCCCGAACAGCCGTCTCCTATGATCATTTCCATCCGATCCAGCTCTCGAACCAGACACTGACAGAGAGCCGCCGGCGACTATCTCATCAGGTACGGGTCGTCGTGGCCGGCCCGTAGATCCAGCATGGGCACACCGAATGCTGCTACTGCAGATCAGCGACGCATTCTCAGATCAAGCACGGGCGAAGCTAGAAATCGCCTTCCCACCGACGATCTAATCGGGAAGCTCAATGCAGCTTGGAATGTGCAAGAACAAGTGCGAACACTGCTGCGCGGCGGCTCACTGGAGGACGCCGAGATCGCCAAGGAACACCTTGAATATCTCTTTAAGGGCTCGAATCAGCTCGAGACAACCGGCCTGTGACGGACCGTCTGTCGCTGGTGGAAGGCGGTCGAAGTTCTTATCGTCACCGGTGCCACCACGGGAAAAGTAGAAGCCAACACCGGCATCAAGAGCACGTGACGCGGCTTCGCCAATAGCGCTAACTACACGAATCGTATTAGGCACAGGAGCGCCGTCCGAACAGCAGCGAATCATCCATGACAATAGGGGATTTCACCACGAACCGCGAAGAGCCGGTAACCGGCTCGGAGACCGGCAGCTGAACCAGGCCTCGGATACCATTACCCGAAACCGCGTGAGTTTCGACCCCGACACCCGGGACTATGTCTTACGGCGAGCCCAGCAAGAGAAGACCCGCTGCGAGATCCGCCGCTGTATCAAGTGCATCATTGCCCGGCACCTCTACGGAAAAAACGCCAGCAAGTTTAAACTCAACCCAAAGAAGGCTCGGTTGTCGTTACGGCGAGTCACACCGGGACTAGGTTAATTTTCGGATAGAAATGTCTTCTTGACTCCGCTTCCTAAACATTTCCTTAAATAAAGATAATTGAATTCGAGAAAACTTACGATGAGCAATCCACAAAATTCCAATATATATTATAGTGGCACTAACTAAACCGACACTCATTCGAAGAATCAATGGCATTGCACTCAAGTTCAATATCAAATATGCGCCTGCCGCCCAAAAACTGGCATGAAATGCCGGAAAAACCGCAAGAAACATGTCACGAATAGTCGTTCCCACAAGACGCTTCTGCAAGAAAATAATATATGGCGTAAGTAGTATGCCCGAAATCGTATACCCCCATGCCACGCCCACAATACCTCCTTGTAGGCCGATCAGTATTCCACCGACTTGCACAATCGCTGCAATAATATTAAATCGTAAGTGCGTATTTGCTTTTCCCAAACCAATCAATATTGGCGCATTAACAGCGGTCACTGCCTGCCGAGCCCCTGTAAGCGCTAGGATTTGGAGTACCGGAACTGCACCAGCCCATTGATTTCCTAGAACCAGGTTTACCGAATCCTCAGCAGAGATTGCGATCAGAGCCATCAACGGAAAAGAAACGATTGATATAGAAGATATACTACGGAGCGTAAGAAGAGAAACTCTTTCCAAATCATTTTGGCTGCGAGCCACTGCGGGCAAAAGAACGCGAGTTACGACCTGTCCGACCATTTGAACAGGGGTCAAAAGCACCCGATATGCTAAAGAGTAGAGCGCTAACGCACCACTTCCTAAGATTCTACCGACAACGAGGTTATCAGTGTTTCGGGATGCGACAGAGAACAGATTACCGACAAAAATCTTAATGCCAAACTTGATTGTCCCGTTAAGCTCCACGAATCTCAAGGAAGGTATCGGTGCTCGAGCTGCAATAAGTAGGACGACTGCGACGAACGCATCACTGACTACAAGCTGAATCACAAGAGACCAATAGCCCGCGCCCTGCATGGCGAAAATCAGCCCCAGGAACCCACCCAAAAAAGCGCCAAGAACATCAGCAATTGCAATTGCCCGGAACGCAAAAGTTCGTGTTAGCAGCATTCTAGGCACTATGGCCAGTGCCTTAAATACCAGGCCAGCGCCAAGAACCCAAAGGACTTCAATAAGCTGTGGAGATGAAAAAAACGATGCCACCATCGGAGCTGTGAGGTAAGTAACAAGCATCATGACGGCTGCCAATGTGAGATTAAGCCCCGCGGCTGCAGCAACGACACGCCGAGAGATCCTCGAACGGCTCACCAAGGATGCAGTTAACCCTTGGTCCAGTAGCAACGTAGCAACGACCATGTAAACGTTGGCCTGCGCAACCACCCCATAAGATTCCGGTCCAAGGATTCGCGCCAGAACGAGAGAAAAGACAATCAGTAGCCCTTGTCTACCGACAAGCGACAACGCGTTCCACGCTACCGATTTCTTGGCGGACTTACCTGCGACGTCGTCGTATGAATATTCCGCTATCTTGGTCTTACGACTAATAGCTCGACCAATCACGATTGACTTCTTACGAGCAAATTGGCAGGAAGGACGGAACGATTACGTAGACTCTCAAGTTGGTCAGCCGTTATCACAGGATAACTTTTTCCATCTCTGAATTCAGTGAGCTTCAATTCAATCCAGGCAGGAGTGAAATCCTCGATTAGCACAACGAAATCCCCCAATCCAAGTGAATTAAACAATTCCATTGTTTTGAATTCGTAGGCAACGGCTATCACGGGCGTTCCTGCAACCAAGGCCAATATGGCTAGGTGCATTCTCGTCGTGATAACGAGGTCTACTTCACGGACCATCTGCAATAGTTCAGCCGGTCGGTGAAATTCCTTATCAATACAAACATCTAATCCACGAAATATTTCAGCCGCCAACTTTGAATCATCATATGCGTATGACGGTACTCCCTGGCAAGTCGAAACGGCACGGACTTCCCAGCCGTCTTTTAATAGCATCCTAGCCGCAGACTTCATGGATGAAGAGTAAGTAGTACTATCAAAAGAGTCTTGGTCTACTCCTCTCGACCACTCTCGAACGGAAATAAATGCTTTTGATCGGTTCGATCCTCTAGTCGCCCGTTCGCCCCGACTGAACGAAAAGACGGCGTCAGCCACAACCTGGCCTCTCGGAGCTTCAGGATTTGCGCCAGTCCAAGCCAGCATAGACTTCTCGTCGCGAAAATATACCGCTTGAGTAACCGCAGCTATCTCGCGGATTTGGCTAAGCGCTCTTTGACTCTTGAACGGTCCCATTGACTGCGTCCAGAGGACAACTTGACAGTCTAGTGCCTCAGCCAACTTGAGTTCTTGGACTCTGGGATCAAAATTGTAATGATCAACCAAGTAAGTTCCACCACTGCTAATAAGATAATCAATTCCCTGCAGGGCGTGCCAACTTTTTACAAAACCGCTGTCGCGAAGTATGGGAAGTTTGAATATAGATACGACGATCTTGTTTGAATTAGCGAGTCGATTCACTGCTCTGCGACGCAAACTCTGGAGCACGTTTCGTACTCTGCCAGAAAATCGAGGTGGAGAAACAGTAAGCTGCTGATAAATCGTCCATTCCGGATACAGTTTCGAGGTAACTGAAGCATTCGAATCAAAGACTATAACATCCTTTCGATTCGCAATCCCTGATTCTTCGAGAGCAATAAGTATGCCCTCATAGATCGCCGCGTCGCCGGTATTGGAAAGGACAGCATTTGTTACGGCAATTCTCATTTGAATCCCTATTTTTTCGATTTTGACTGATTTCTTAGATGGTAAAGTCTTGGTAATACGAAATAGTTTTAGAAAAGCTCGTCGTAAATCCGCTCAAGCTCCTCCGTCTGTTTAACGAGATCAAAGTTCTTCCTAACAAATTCCGCCCCATTAGTTCCCAGCTGTTGGGCAAAACCAGCATCGTTTAAAACTGCATGCATGCGTTCTGAGAGGCCCAAAACATCATGTTCGTCGACTAACAATCCTTGTGAATCAGTTGGTATTGCCTCGGGGATTCCCGAATGAAACGTCGAAATAACAGGGGTTCCGGAACTCATTGCTTCGAGAATCGATATCGGTAGTCCCTCTCGGTCACCGTTTCCGGCGGTCACGCTCGGTAGGACAAATGCCGCGCTACGTTTCAACATGCCCCTGACTTCGACATTTGATAGAGGTCCGTGGAATATTGTTTGACGCGAAATGCCTAGGTTGCGAGCTTGTTCCTCGAGTGAAGCTCGGAGTGGCCCGTCACCAACAATATCCAAGACTGAGTCAGGATTCCGAGAAGAAATTTTCGCGAACGCGTGTAGCAGGTTCGACGTACCCTTCTTTTCAACAAGGCGTGCAACATGAATGAAACGCGCTTCACGCACAGAATTACTAAATGCAAATTTCTGAGTATCAATCCCGATGTAATGAGTAACAATGTTTTCTTCATCGAAACCCTGATCCAAGGCTTTCCTTTTTAGATCATTTGAAACGCACAATACTTTTGATGCCTGGCGCATAATCCGCTTCCGAGTAAGCGCATACCTTGCAGCTACAGGTTTACCGGTCTTCAACAGTTGGCTTGGTTTCACCGTGACATCTCGACCGTGTAGAGTCACGACGAGCGGAACGGAAATCGCCTTAGCGGCGGGTAGTGCAAGCATTCCATCCGGTCCAAAATGGGCATGAATAAGCCTCGCGCCAACATCACGAAGCAAACCCGTAAACGCGGTTGAATGCCCTGTGGACGAAAAGATCCTATCCTGAATTTTAGATTGATAACTCTGTAATGAAAATGACTTTACGTCCATAACCGGATCTTTAATCCTAAATCTGGAAACATAGATTGGATTGTGACGCGTCATTGCGCCTGCTTGAGACTGGATAAAAGTTTCCGAAAGTGCAAAGAAATTTTGTCGGAATAAAACTATGTTATCGTCCACCGCGGAATTCCGTATCTTTCGTCGAAAGTTAGGTCAGGTATCACATTTTCAGAATTTCCAGTTAACCTATTATATTTTCCAATTGCATGAAACAGCACCCCATGACGCTGAGTAACTTCGCTATCAGTGGGAACAAGTTGGAATTGCTGGGTCCCTCTGGCGAGACGTCTCCGAAGCCTCGTATCCGAAGACAACTGCCGCATCACGCTTGCGAGAGATTCACGATCCCTTGCGATAAAATGTAATCCATTTTTGTCATGATAAACCCATTCAGTTGGCCCCCCCTCATTAGCCACGATTGTCGGCTTACCGGCGGCAAGATATTGTAAAACGTTTTGACCCAGCGGTTCAGGTCGAATTGACGCCTGAACGCAAATGTCCGCGGCAGCGATGACCTCTTTGACATTGCTAACGTGCCCCAAGAAATCCACATTGCCTTCTATGCCCAATTTAGTGACAAGACATTTCAGTTCTTCGTAGAATTCACCATGGCCGAATGCAGGAGCTCCAGCAAGCCTAAGTCGTACCTTTGTCCCTTTAAACACGTCGGCAAACGCTTCAATTAACAAGCGCTGACCTTTCCACGGGTCGATCCGCGCCACCATGGCAATTGATTCGACGCGGTCATTTATCAGACTTTGGCTCATCCGGGCATCTATGCCAGCAGGGCTCGGAATTACCGTGACTACTGCACCCTTTCCACTCCATTTGACGGCAGACTCCATGGTGGACCTTGAGTTTCCGATAATTGCGTTGGCACGCGGCAATACGAGACGTCTAAATAACAACAGACCAATTCGGCCAAGGCTTGGTTCGTCCACCATGTCACGAAGATGCACCACAAGCGGCTTTCTCGTACCAACACATGCCAATGCGCCATAGAGCCCCGAGCGACTTGTGTTCGCATGGACTACTGCAGCGTCCCGAAATGATGCAGAAAAGCGAAGTGCAAATGCTTGTCCAACAACACCGGCTCCAAATCTAGCGAGGCCAACTATACTGGCGTTGCTGGCACCAAACATTTGCCTTGGTCCAATTTCCTCGATTTTTGCACCCCCGGATATACCTTCGTTGAAGGCATCATTCTCAATTCCGGCGGCACCTTTCGGCACTGCAATAATTGGGTTCCAGGTCTTAGCTCGGCTGGCTATGCGCCGAAGCGCAATCTCTGCACCGCCTGCGGCACGAGTATGATCCAAATGAAGAACGCTGAAGCGTTCCCGGTTGATCAGGTCGAAATCAACGGTTGTCGGCGCACTACTTTGCATCTATCGGTCGCTTTCTCGCAGCAACTGCGGCTAGCCGGGCACAAACTGCGTTTAGCGAACCCTCAATCGTGAGTTTCTTGGCGTTGGTCCACACATGAGAGGCCACCTTTTGCCTCAACTCCTGGTCATTGGCCAGATCTCCTGTCGCTTGGACCCATCCGGCAGAGTCCACGGGATCAAGTACAAAGCGGTCGCGTAGTTCTGGATCTGTAAAAAGCAGCGGTGCCGCACCGAATGCCTTCGAAAGAACCATCGGAATACCGTAAGTAGCCGCTTCTACTGCGCTGCGTCCAAATGCTTCACGGAACGAAGTACCCAGGTAGATTCCTGCCCCGTTCCACAGTGTAAGCGGATCGACCCATCCACCAAACGTTACGTTTTGGGGTGCCATGGTTTCTAGGTCTGCTCGCATCTCTCCGTCGCCATACATTCTGCCCGGCAATTCCAAGTCTCGCAAAACATTCAAGAATAACTGGGGGTTTTTGTCGACCGACATACGAGCAGCCCACACTATATTCGTATTCGAGGCAACGACGTTATGTTCGTTCTGAAGGCCAACGTCTGCTATGCCGGCAGGGACAATGACTGCTGAAGGCCATGCGATATCATCCCGGAGAACAGTTGTAGTGGACCAAACTTCGTCCATACGGCCTAGCGCACAGCGCTCAAGGAAACGCCATAGGAGGCGCTTTGCTTCATTAGCCTCCCCCTTCTGTGGCCAGGCAGCACCACGTACGAATGCAACGCGAATCTGCTTTCGCCAAGGTCTCATGAGCGCGAGCATCATGTCGGTTTGCGGAATCATGGAAATCAACGCATCGGCTGTCTGGACATCTGGATGGCTCACCAATTTTTTGTAAAGTTTCACGAGGCCGCGAAGGCCCCCTCGCCTAATGACTCGAACCTCAACTCCCTCTGGCAATTCTTCCGGTTCCAGGTCTCCGCGTGTGAGGATGAGGGCAGACCAGTCTAGACCCCTCATACGTGCCGATTCGACTAATTGACAAGTGGACCTGAATACACCTCCCTTTGTCACCAAGGGACCCGAAATTATCATCACTTTCATGTCTGGCGAGGCCGAATTACCGCTGGGCATGCTCATCATTTCCTTCTAGTGTTTGGATGGTTGCGCTTCGGCCCGTCCAGGACACGAGTTTTTTCCTGAAAACAGCAGCGTCGAATATTTTCGCATGTTCTCGGATTGCATTCCGGTCCAACGAAGCGGCCGTTTGCAGAGCATGTTGCAAAGACTGAGTATCCTTCGATTTCAGGTGGACGCCACTAATTCCGTCAGCTACAGTTTCCAGAACACCGCCCTCGTTTCCACAAATCACCGGCGTTCCAACTGCCATAGCTTCAACTGGCATGATTCCGAAATCTTCAACAGCCATAAAAACGTATGCCAACGCACGCTCGTAGAGCGCATACAAGAGTTGATCTGACGGTCTTTGGACAAAATAGACCGGAATCGATGATTTTTCTCCCCTTGCCCGTAGGGCTTCTTCTTGGGGGCCGCCACCCGCAATCACCGCTGGGATGTCCGAGGCCTCCGCGATGCTGATCGCCATCTCGAGGCGCTTGTAAGGAACGAACCGCGACGCTGAAAGTACAAATTCTTCCGGCAGTTTTCTGAGTACATCAGCGTCGCCCGGACCCAAGGCGTCGGACCAACGGCTCACACATTGGATGGCACTCACAGAAACCGGCGGGTAGATGATATCCGCGTCCTGATTCCATGTCCGTCGAATACGTTCCCTGACAAATGAACTGTTGGCGGCAAAGTGGGCGCCCTCAGACGCTCTTTTGCGATCGATAGGTTTGAGCACGTTGGCTAGGCCTCTAATTATTGCCGAGTTACCCCGTGCGTCTAGTTCGGGTTCCCAGATGTACCTAGCCGGTGTATGTACATAAACGAATTTCTCATAGTCTTTCCTAACGTCACGGAACGCAACATGATGTGCGAACAGATGAGAACTAACAAGTGACCAATCCGCCTCACCAATTAATTGCCGGCGCCAGGTTGGAAGCATCAATGGCATAGCTAAGGCCTTATTCGACCTAAGGGGCGTTCGACTCAGCCAAGTCTCTGAAACTCTGGACGGGTCAATCTCCGAATGCCCGTCACTCCAGAGCGTCAAAATCCTCGCATCTGAATACGTTGCAGCCATTTCGCGGACGACTTTTTCTGCACCGCCGGTAGGTTCTAGCCACTCGTGTACAATAAGACCGCTCAAGGCTCTCCAATCTTCAGCAATTAATTTTGAGACCAAATATATCCACTAATTCATGTCGAGATTTGAACTATCATTCAATTCAATTGTGATAAGCATCACAATGAGGGTAACTGGCGCGACGGGACATGAACCTAACACTGTAAGAGGCTAAGGCGCAGGGCACCGGGTGGCGATCACTTCTCGCTCGGTCGATGACTTTGTGCGAATTAACACTGTCTAGCATGAGTTGGATAACCCAAGAGTACCCGGACTTAACCAACGGAAGATTCGTCAAATTTAGCTAGGAGGGCCTTACTGGAAGTTCGGGGGAACTGGCTTTTTTGTCGAACCGTAATCTACGTCAATAAACTTCTAGAATATATCTTCCCGATTCGGAATAATTGCCAAGCTACAGAAGGGCCAAATGTCAGCCCTCAAGCCCGCCTTTTAGTGCCCAATGTCAAGTTAAACTAATTCTGCGCGCAATGTAAGTGATGCTGGTGCATCTCGGCATATAGTCAAGTGTAGGATTACGTTCGTGCAAGGACTCATCCATCGAGCCATGCTTCACTATACCGCTCTTACTTTTACATGGGGGAAGCTGGACTTGGAACTACGGGACTACCTGCTCATCTTACGGCGCAGCTGGATAACGATTGTTGCCCTTACGCTAGCCGGTTTGCTGATTGGGGGGCTGGCTTCAATACTCACTAAACCCGTCTATTCGGCGGGTACGCAGCTCTTTGTAGCAACACAGAACTCTGGATCTGTGCAAGACCTGCAAACAGGCAACAGTTTCATTCAGGCCAGAGTTTCCTCTTACGTGAAGACAGCTACGACTCCCACAGTGCTGCAGCCCGTGATCGACACATTGGGACTGACTGAGACACCGCAAAAACTGGCCTCAAGAGTGTCGGCGTCTTCGGATTTGAAAACAGTTCTCATTAATATTTCTGTTGAGGACAGCTCGCCTGTGCAGGCCGCAGCGATCGCTCAGGGCGTGGCAAATAGCCTCATTAAGGCGGTGGACAATCTGGAAACGCCAACGGCCGGAGGGGTCTCCCCGGTCCGTGTTTCCGTCGTGACCCCTGCAATTGCGCCAGTCTCACCCTCTGCACCCAATACCAAGATCAACTTGGCTTTGGGCTTGATTGTCGGTCTTGCCCTTGGAATAGCAGCAGCTCTACTTCGAGCCACTTTGGACACTCGGGTACGAACCGAGCGGGATTTGACGCAGATAACGCAAGCGCCTGTGCTCGGAGGAATTGTATTTGACCCTGATGCGGCGAAGGATCCGTTGGTAAGCGCCGCTTCGATACACAGTCAACGTTCAGAGTCGTTCCGACAACTGAGAACTAATCTCCAGTTCGCGCATGTCAGCCACAAAAGCAAGACGGTTCTGGTCACTTCGTCGCTACCCGGTGAAGGTAAGAGCACAACAGCGACCAACCTCGCCATCTCCATGGCCGAATCCGGTCAGTCAGTTGCTCTCGTTGACGCTGATCTCCGCCGTCCGATGGTTGCTACCTATTTGGGACTGGAAAGCCAAGCGGGCCTCACAACGGCACTCATTGGCCAAGCAGATGTCCAAGATCTCATGCAGCCCTGGGGGCAGAATGAACTTCATGTCCTGACAGCGGGCAGGATCCCTCCCAATCCCAGCGAGCTGCTTGGCTCCACTGAAATGAAGCAACTGATCCTTCGGCTTGAGAAGGCATTTGACTCAGTTGTCATCGATGCCCCTCCTCTGCTGCCGGTCACAGACGCGGCAGTTCTGGCGCAACAAGTTGGCGGCGTAGTTCTGGTAGTTGGTTGCCACACCGCAAAGAGGCCTCAAGTGGAGAAGGCAATTGCGACTCTCGAACTCGTGAATGCAGACGTGCTCGGCGTAGTTCTCAACCGGCTGCCGACCAAGGGGCCAGATGCATATTCGTACAGCTACTATGGCTACGCACCAAAAGACGTAGCTACTCAGCAGCCTCCAAGAAGATCACGTGCAGCCAGCCCGATCGCCGATCCGCCTGCCGAAGACGCTTTTGATGATATTTTGCGCGGCAGAACGTCGCGACGTGCCTAGCCAGGCAATAAAGCATTGCGTCGTCTCGACACCTCGTTCTTCATCATTGTTAGGATTCACCAGCTAATCATTTCAACCGGGGGAACACTTGAATCACAAGGACTGGCGCAACAATTACGTGCGCCGGATGATGGTTGTTGACGCGGTAGTTGTTATTTGGGCGGTTGTGGGCGCTCACCTTATCCGGTTCGGCCTAGAGGGGGACAACCACGTTGCCGGAACGTCGTATGTCATCATCACCTTTTTGCTGCCCTGTGCCTGGTGGCTGATGCTGGACGGCTGGGGTAGCCGGCAACCACGAATCATGGGCTCTGGCCCCGACGAGTACAAGCGGGTTTTTGCAGCCAGTTTGTGGCTTTTCGGCGGACTCGCCATTGTTTCTTATGCTTTTCAGATGGATTTGGCACGTGGATACGTGGGAATTGCATTCCCTGTCGGAGCATTCGGTCTCATAGCGGGACGGTGGGTTCTTCGCCAGCACTTGGGCATGGCAAGGGCTAAAGGAGGGAGTACATTCAGCATCCTAATCGTGGGCGGCCCGCAGGCGGTGGGACATTTAGTTTCGGCCCTTCGACGTTTTCCTCAGGCGGGCTACTCCCCCGTGGCCGCCTACCTTCAGGGAAAAGTCGCATCTGAATTGGAGGAAGTGCTCGGACTTCCCATACATGGAGGAGATCCTACTGCGGCCGACATTCTCGAGGCAGTTCGTGAATGCGGTGCGGATGCCGTTGCCCTGTCCGCCGGAGTGCACCTTTCACCTACGACCATTAGACAATTGGGCTGGGAGCTTGCCGCTGCAGACATTGGCCTAATTGTTGCCCCCGCACTGACGGATATTGCTGGACCACGGATTCATACACAGCAAGTAGCAGGCCTGCCTCTTATCCACGTTACGACGCCAAAACTTGAAGGCGGAAAGCGCGTCGCCAAACGCCTCTTCGACGTATTGTCGGCTGGCACCCTTCTCCTCCTTTTTTCCCCTCTTATGCTATTCATCGCACTACTAATCAAGATGGACAGTGAGGGACCTGTTCTTTTCAAGCAAGAACGGATAGGCATTCTGGGCGCCCCATTCATGATGCTGAAGTTCCGGTCCATGGGTGCAGACGCGGAACAACGATTGGCGGCGCTGCAGGAACGAAGCGAAGGGAATGGAGTGCTCTTCAAGTTGAAAGCAGACCCGCGAGTAACCCGAGTGGGTGCGGTTCTGCGTCGCTACAGCCTAGATGAGTTGCCGCAACTGATGAACGCTTTTGCCGGTTCGATGAGTCTGGTGGGTCCACGGCCTCCGCTTACAACCGAAGTGGACGCATACGAAGAGCATGTTCGCCGCCGGCTCCTGGTCAAGCCCGGGTTGACCGGCCTCTGGCAAGTTAGCGGCAGATCCAACCTGTCATGGCAGGATTCCGTCCGCCTAGACCTCTATTATGTGGAAAATTGGTCCATGACGGCAGACTTGGTCATTCTGTTCCGAACGCTCCGAGCAGTCCTCAAGCGCGATGGCGCCTACTAACAACTTTTCAACTAACTTGACTCCGAAGAAGGCAGTGACATGCAAATATCTGTAATTGGTTGTGGCTACCTCGGCGCCGTCCACGCGGCTTGTATGGCCAAACTTGGCCATGATGTGGTGGGAATCGATGTTGACGAAAAGAAAATCGCCGACTTGGCGGCTGGAAAGGCTCCCTTCTTTGAACCAGGACTGGAAGAACTATTACTTGAAGTTCAGGCAACAGGCAGGCTGACGTTCACTACCGATATGTCTGCTGCACAGGGCCGCGCTGTTCATTTTGTTTGTGTTGGTACTCCCCAGAAGAAGGGTGAGAATGCCGCTGACATGAGCTACGTTGATGCCGCAACCCATGCATTGGTGCCTTACCTATCTGCAGGGGATGTAGTGGTTGGCAAATCAACTGTTCCGGTTGGAACTGCCGCACGTCTGGCCGAATTGGTCCTGCAACAACAGCCGGAAGCCCA includes:
- a CDS encoding glycosyltransferase; amino-acid sequence: MDDNIVLFRQNFFALSETFIQSQAGAMTRHNPIYVSRFRIKDPVMDVKSFSLQSYQSKIQDRIFSSTGHSTAFTGLLRDVGARLIHAHFGPDGMLALPAAKAISVPLVVTLHGRDVTVKPSQLLKTGKPVAARYALTRKRIMRQASKVLCVSNDLKRKALDQGFDEENIVTHYIGIDTQKFAFSNSVREARFIHVARLVEKKGTSNLLHAFAKISSRNPDSVLDIVGDGPLRASLEEQARNLGISRQTIFHGPLSNVEVRGMLKRSAAFVLPSVTAGNGDREGLPISILEAMSSGTPVISTFHSGIPEAIPTDSQGLLVDEHDVLGLSERMHAVLNDAGFAQQLGTNGAEFVRKNFDLVKQTEELERIYDELF
- a CDS encoding integrase core domain-containing protein, with translation MEKPLPSMEPETVNQRQGRHFRSRKGNKAVFFQERLTALGVEQLHSRLSHPKNCGKPVRDHRSIKDYYADHWPATTIDELQKLCDTFRCSYNLQRPHLPLNQETPGAAYALYKKATPDDTAGSVNYRKRKINIGQAHT
- a CDS encoding polysaccharide pyruvyl transferase family protein, which produces MRIAVTNAVLSNTGDAAIYEGILIALEESGIANRKDVIVFDSNASVTSKLYPEWTIYQQLTVSPPRFSGRVRNVLQSLRRRAVNRLANSNKIVVSIFKLPILRDSGFVKSWHALQGIDYLISSGGTYLVDHYNFDPRVQELKLAEALDCQVVLWTQSMGPFKSQRALSQIREIAAVTQAVYFRDEKSMLAWTGANPEAPRGQVVADAVFSFSRGERATRGSNRSKAFISVREWSRGVDQDSFDSTTYSSSMKSAARMLLKDGWEVRAVSTCQGVPSYAYDDSKLAAEIFRGLDVCIDKEFHRPAELLQMVREVDLVITTRMHLAILALVAGTPVIAVAYEFKTMELFNSLGLGDFVVLIEDFTPAWIELKLTEFRDGKSYPVITADQLESLRNRSVLPANLLVRSQS
- a CDS encoding glycosyltransferase; its protein translation is MKLYKKLVSHPDVQTADALISMIPQTDMMLALMRPWRKQIRVAFVRGAAWPQKGEANEAKRLLWRFLERCALGRMDEVWSTTTVLRDDIAWPSAVIVPAGIADVGLQNEHNVVASNTNIVWAARMSVDKNPQLFLNVLRDLELPGRMYGDGEMRADLETMAPQNVTFGGWVDPLTLWNGAGIYLGTSFREAFGRSAVEAATYGIPMVLSKAFGAAPLLFTDPELRDRFVLDPVDSAGWVQATGDLANDQELRQKVASHVWTNAKKLTIEGSLNAVCARLAAVAARKRPIDAK
- a CDS encoding glycosyltransferase, which encodes MQSSAPTTVDFDLINRERFSVLHLDHTRAAGGAEIALRRIASRAKTWNPIIAVPKGAAGIENDAFNEGISGGAKIEEIGPRQMFGASNASIVGLARFGAGVVGQAFALRFSASFRDAAVVHANTSRSGLYGALACVGTRKPLVVHLRDMVDEPSLGRIGLLLFRRLVLPRANAIIGNSRSTMESAVKWSGKGAVVTVIPSPAGIDARMSQSLINDRVESIAMVARIDPWKGQRLLIEAFADVFKGTKVRLRLAGAPAFGHGEFYEELKCLVTKLGIEGNVDFLGHVSNVKEVIAAADICVQASIRPEPLGQNVLQYLAAGKPTIVANEGGPTEWVYHDKNGLHFIARDRESLASVMRQLSSDTRLRRRLARGTQQFQLVPTDSEVTQRHGVLFHAIGKYNRLTGNSENVIPDLTFDERYGIPRWTIT
- a CDS encoding lipopolysaccharide biosynthesis protein yields the protein MIGRAISRKTKIAEYSYDDVAGKSAKKSVAWNALSLVGRQGLLIVFSLVLARILGPESYGVVAQANVYMVVATLLLDQGLTASLVSRSRISRRVVAAAAGLNLTLAAVMMLVTYLTAPMVASFFSSPQLIEVLWVLGAGLVFKALAIVPRMLLTRTFAFRAIAIADVLGAFLGGFLGLIFAMQGAGYWSLVIQLVVSDAFVAVVLLIAARAPIPSLRFVELNGTIKFGIKIFVGNLFSVASRNTDNLVVGRILGSGALALYSLAYRVLLTPVQMVGQVVTRVLLPAVARSQNDLERVSLLTLRSISSISIVSFPLMALIAISAEDSVNLVLGNQWAGAVPVLQILALTGARQAVTAVNAPILIGLGKANTHLRFNIIAAIVQVGGILIGLQGGIVGVAWGYTISGILLTPYIIFLQKRLVGTTIRDMFLAVFPAFHASFWAAGAYLILNLSAMPLILRMSVGLVSATIIYIGILWIAHRKFSRIQLSLFKEMFRKRSQEDISIRKLT